The nucleotide window CCCGAACTGAAGGACATGCAGGAGTTGTACTCCGTTTGAGTGGATAAGTTGACTTCATGAGAGGATACGATAATCGGTGTTGAGTGCTTCGCCTGAACATGCCGGCTTGCGTGCTGGGCCTGGAGTACAACTCCCTCCCAGAAGCGTCTTGAGACCCTACGCTCCACACCTCTCCTGTTCTGTCATCCTGAGTCCCGACGTTTTGCAATCGGGACGAGGGATCTCGGATACACCAATCAATCGGGACTACATGGCAATGGAGAAAGGTATATGACATGAGCAAGACTTACTACGTCTACATTCTCGCGAGCAAATCCCGAGTCCTTTACACAGGCATTACGAATGACTTGGTCAGGCGTGTGTACGAGCACAAGCATAAGATGAACGAGGGCTTCACCAAGAAGTATCATGTGGACCGGTTGGTGTACTTCGAGGAGACTGACGATGTGACGGCGGCAATAGCAAGGGAGAAACAATTAAAGAGGTACACCAGAAAGAGGAAGATCGAACTCATCCGATCTATGAATCAAGAGTGGAATGACCTCAGCGAAGGGTGGTACGATTGAGCAACCGCGCCATCGTTTCAAGCACACTGGGGCATTCATCAATTCGAGATTCCTCGTGCCGATGGCGGAGCATCGGCACTCAGAATGACAAAGTGGAAGGAGTTGCGGAAGCATGAGGGCGAAGAAGACACTCTCCCATTC belongs to Candidatus Kryptoniota bacterium and includes:
- a CDS encoding GIY-YIG nuclease family protein gives rise to the protein MSKTYYVYILASKSRVLYTGITNDLVRRVYEHKHKMNEGFTKKYHVDRLVYFEETDDVTAAIAREKQLKRYTRKRKIELIRSMNQEWNDLSEGWYD